The Polyodon spathula isolate WHYD16114869_AA chromosome 21, ASM1765450v1, whole genome shotgun sequence genome contains the following window.
ttatacatattttaaacagatccttttatttattttctaatctcTTGAGCACCATGGTGCTCCAGATACTTGTTTaatcaaattgtgtgtgtgtgtgttttatatctaGTCAAACCTCTTAAAGGCCTAGTGCAATTGTTTTGTGACCAGTGGACACAGTTAACATTAAATATTAAGGCAATACATTGAAGATACttttcaaatgtgtgtgtgtgtgtgtataatatatatatatatatatatatatatatatatatatatatatatatatatatatatattttacattattttttaaatgtaattcaattgaaagtggtgtgtgttttttttttttgttctggtttaTCCAAAATAATCTTTGATTCgaataatgtttgtgtttatgctgccatctagtgctCAAAACATCtaccttttgatttttttttttgtttcttaatccTTTACTTACCAATGCAGAGTTAGACGATGCAACATGCAAAGTCTGCATTTTGTAACATCGATATTGGGAACTTATGAACCCTAAGCTCTCAGCACTTTCCTAGGTTATGATAATGAAACCTGTAAGAGTTAAGTCTCTCATATATTTCTGTCtaataatacatgtaaaatagCACAGAGGCTAAGTTCTTGTTTTAACAGTTTAATCAGTGGGGTTTAGATGAATTAAACAGACCCCACAGTGTCCCTGGCTGAAGGTTAGAGTTTGTTCTCCTGCAGTTGAGGACCCGGTTGTACAGGAGGAGGCTGTGGGCGGACAGGAGANNNNNNNNNNNNNNNNNNNNNNNNNNNNNNNNNNNNNNNNNNNNNNNNNNNNNNNNNNNNNNNNNNNNNNNNNNNNNNNNNNNNNNNNNNNNNNNNNNNNNNNNNNNNNNNNNNNNNNNNNNNNNNNNNNNNNNNNNNNNNNNNNNNNNNNNNNNNNNNNNNNNNNNNNNNNNNNNNNNNNNNNNNNNNNNNNNNNNNNNNNNNNNNNNNNNNNNNNNNNNNNNNNNNNNNNNNNNNNNNNNNNNNNNNNNNNNNNNNNNNNNNNNNNNNNNNNNNNNNNNNNNNNNNNNNNNNNNNNNNNNNNNNNNNNNNNNNNNNNNNNNNNNNNNNNNNNNNNNNNNNNNNNNNNNNNNNNNNNNNNNNNNNNNNNNNNNNNNNNNNNNNNNNNNNNNNNNNNNNNNNNNNNNNNNNNNNNNNNNNNNNNNNNNNNNNNNNNNNNNNNNNNNNNNNNNNNNNNNNNNNNNNNNNNNNNNNNNNNNNNNNNNNNNNNNNNNNNNNNNAGATGACGATAAAGCATGGCTTTCTTTCTGCAGACAGAGCACTCTTTAACTGCACTAATAGCTCCTGGCTGGCCTCGCACACCGTGTCACCAATCATTGATCACGCTAATGTAATTTACAGGAATAATCCAGGCTATGGGAATGGCTTGGTCTAGATATTGCATTTTAGGAAGATTTGTTTCCGAATTGAAATTCCTGGACTCATCACTTTTGGATGCTGGAAGTCCTGATTGGAATTCTTTAAAgaataaatatgcattacatgaGCAAATCCCcattattgcagttttttttttcaaaccctgTATATTCATGTATAGGTTGTTTGACTGCtttgacatacacacacagatagatatgacagagagaaggagagataGTCAAGTAGCCAGCTGAATGATTGTTGTTATCTTGTTGAAGTTGCAGTCCACTTGaacaactgtttgttttgccCAGGGCAGTGCAACACGACCCAGCTCTTAGCAGCTGTGTGGCGCAGCATTGCCTGCAGCAAACATTGTGCTGAGGGGCCTGCCATCTGAAACTAGATAACAGTCAGAGCCTGGTGCCCATCTGTGACTGAGAGAGGGAGCCCAGTCAGGAGGACACTGGTGTTTGAGGGAGGGGTAGCAGGGAGGCGGCGATACTGGAAGATCATTAGTTCACAGGCACTGCTGCAGCTGAAGCCATCAGAGCCAGTATCATCTCAAGCAAGTAAGAGGCTTAAATGGTCAGCACAGAACTGAGGTTTCATGTGTTCAAGATCCTAGTAAGTGCAAAATCCCGTTAACCAAGGTTtcataatctataatatatataacatcatTATGTGTAATTCACTTTATTCCATGAATATTTGTTcattgtggtttgtttaaacatcTCGAGCTTTGGCTGGCTAGATTGCTACGAGATACTCTTCAGGTTTTACAATGCAAGCCGTATGTTATTGTGCTGAAGGACTGGATCCCAAGCAGCGCTCATGTGTTGGTGTATTGTATACTGGCTTCTCTTCAacagctgctgttgtttttagCAGTGGAAACACAATGGTCCCCTCTCTGGCCCCAGTGATACCACTGTGTCCCAGGCCTGCCTCCTGTGCTCATGGTGCATTGGATTAGCATTTATTAACGCCAAGCTGGACAATAGCATCTTAAACCCACAGAGCGTTGTATATTGAATATTGCATAGCCCCTCCACTCTAAATAACTCCCACAGGGTGGACAAGTTTGGAGGCTGGAGTGCAAATATATTactgtgtatatctatctatctatctatctatctatctatatatatatatatataaactgttgcCATGCCTATTTGTCATTAAGCTCTTAGAAAGGCTATGCAGTCATCTTAAATGACTTGCCTTTTAACATTGTTATATTTGTTGTTATCAACCTATCCGTCTTAAATTAGCTTACAGGGTAATTAGCTACCAAGACATGGATTTCCGCTTTGAGTCTCTTTAGGCTCACTGCAGGGCAGTCCACCTCTCCAGTGCTCTCTGTGCTGGACAGCACATCGCTTTCAGAGGAAGTGTTGAACTGTTTACCTCCGCCGGCTTCAGCGAAACCGTATGAACAAAACTTCAGCTTACAGCTACATATCGTGTATTTAGTTGTAGATATGCCCCCATTCCAAAAGGTAAAACAGACCAGGGCTACCTGTCACATGTCTGACCTCCAAGTGACCTTCCATGTGTGTTCACTTCCCTCGGGCTGAAATAATCACATCTCGCTGAGCCTGGAGACCTTGGCTAAGTGTGGTCAGTGCTCAAATCTTTCCCATGTGGTTAAAACTGAGAAACTGAAAGGCCATGTAGAGAGGAGCCAAAGGAGAAATTGTGAATTCTGGCCTCGGAAATTGTGTGTTTGAAGCAACCAAAAGCAGAACCAACTAACTGAACATTCCCCTTGAACAAAAGCAACTTTTAATACTCCCTAGATACCCATTTTAGTGCTCCCACTAATCTTGTTTAAGTAGAAACCTATGGCTATGTGATCGGGCTAAGGGACTGGAGGGGAGCAGTGTGGCCATGTGACTGGGTTAAGGGGGTGGGGGGCACTGTTGGCCAGTGGCTGAAGATATGAGGTCTAAAACTAAGAGACAGCAAGGTGTACAACAGACCTTTTATTAATTAACTTAGCTGGCTAATTCCTGGTCACATGGGCCCAGACTCACATCCCTGGCTGATTGGAGATCCCATCTTTATACTTACTCTGGTTAATCAGCCCTGAGATAAACCGATCAGCATGTGCTTAGATGATGGATCTCCCCTCCACACCTTTGTCCATTTAACTCGAGTGCAAGTTCTATAGAAAGTGGATTCTACGACGGTACAGTGCCCCAAGGCAATTAAATATTGTAGCAAGAGTCTGTTTCTTTAGAGGACAGCTAGAATGGAGATGTCATTTTATTTAGGCATGGCCCGGCTTTCCACAAAGGAATCAGTTGGCTGTCCCTCCAGAGGGGAGAACATTGAACCATGTGGCCTCAGGAATGAGGAGCAGATCCAGAGTGAAATAACAGCTACAAGGGGTTTAAAAGATCTTGCATCGTCGTAATATCGCCGAGCTCTGCAAAGAACAGTGGAGCCTGTAAACTTCCTTTGCTGCTCACGGGACTGTAGTTGACGTCAGGTGGGATCCTAACACAGGGAGTGGATCTTCAGTTTTGCTGCAGGATAAAACAGGTTTCACATAAAAATGAAACCAGCTAAAGGAAAGGAAGATCATTGCAAGTAAGCTGTTAAGTTAATGAAGGCAAGAAGGTGCTTTTAAAGCCTGGATTATCACTCCTTGAACTACAAGACCAACATTCCCAATGAAGAGTTGTACAAGACAGCAGAAGGCAGATTCccagttttcttttattgaaaaaTAGACATTATTTCATACAGGAACAGAGGAAGTCAGTATCGAGAGGAGAAGAACAGCGAAACCTACATATAACGTGGTATACTCGACATTAACATCACTACTTAAAAGTAGATTAAGgcagaacattttttattattattattttcctcacAAATATACTTCTTGTTCATTATCCAGGAGAGGGCTTTTTTCCCCCATCCACATTAACTTCCAAAACTCAATCATACATTGTAATGGAAAACTATAACAAATGCTGTCGTCTCTTGacgctgatgaaggcattagtcTACATTTTGGCTGACTTGATTTGGTTTCCTGTAGTTTTACCTCAAACAGGTTCCCAGTGTACTGTAGGCTGGCTGCACCAACGTGCCCACCCTCTACCCAGACCCATTTCTGCATGTCGGGTTCACGCTGTTTATCGcttacagacatttaaaaaagaaaaaacaacaagttgCCAATGATGTGGTTTCAGTTGAAAGGTCCAAACCACATCTgcatattcttttctttttttcacaaatcGTTCTGACACAGACAGAGAATCCATTCATCGTCAACAGTAGCACCAGCCTGGTACAAAGAGAGGGTTATTGAGCGGTGCATGTATTCCAGATCATCATTTTTATCATGCTACATTTCCAATGCACAGGGATTCTTTCAAGCCAAGCATGGTGGACAGTTACACTGGAGTTCAAATGCCagggtttatttttcattttttctatttgttttgaaagaaaaataaactcatGAGACTTGAATGGTCGTTCTTAATTAACCCtttaatactttattattattattgatttattgctTTTATCATTATCATCCGTCTGAAGGCAATGGGGCACAAAAGGGCAATAAATACAACGTTTAAATCACTCCCACTGCAGGATTTAGACATGGTTTTTAATTAGTCATTTTTTAATTGCGCCACGATGTTGAACATATCAATTTGTCAGCTGAAGGGAGTGTAGCACGTTCTTATGCTAGTGTTCATTGCTTGTActtcacagtaaaacatgcaccATTCATAGTTTAATGTTGTTTATAGACAATAAGCATAATTAGTTATTTattccattttgaaaataaatggtgcacaTTTTTATAAGAACCTTCAATGGCCTCCGCTTTTCTTTCTCAAACACAACAGGACCCAGATTTGTCTTACACAGTAtgatttttttctaaactttCCGGCTTCAAGGAAAGGCCGCGCTGCAGATTAATAAGATAGAAGTACTTTCTTTTTCTATTAGTAGTGTCGTTTTCagctgaaatacaaaaaacaataaaactgcgTGTTCcacagtcttttctttttttacacgtACAAAAAAGTTAGCGTTTCACAAGTTGGTGGTTGTTTTGTTCTCCcctacttgaaaaaaaaaagcagttcgtCCTTCGCTACTCCTCTGCACTGTGATTGGTCGACAGTCTGAACGACAGTACCTTTCAATTTAGTGTCTTCGTTCTTGTCAACAAGATGTCCTGGATTCAAATCTCAGCTCTGCACCAATTCACTCTCTCCccccaaaataacaaaacaaacatgacgTCTTCCACTCTCCATCCCGATATTCCCACTCTGTTCAGCCTGTAGGCAATAGCTGGCCCATGTATGGCTGGTCCTTGTGataaagactacatttcccagaagcagCATTATTCTCCTCCTCTACCAGTCTCCTTTTTCAGAGGAGTAACCAATACAAGTTCTTATTCCACATTAACTCTCTATGGgttctctaataataataataataataataataataataataataataataataataataataataatacatggaaaACTGTTCAGTAAGACAAGGAAAGAACAAATGCTACTGTAAATCATTTCTATACCAGCATTATTTTATTCTCAAAACGGTCCTTGGTTGCTGTAATCTCTCAAAACTGAAGGGAAATATACAGCATCTGTTAAAGGATTAGCAAGTTCTTTTCCCTACTAGGTTTTATTCAATAGGAAGGAGGGACGCTGGCTTTCAGTACCACAGTTTATTAGGACCAATTCAGTGAGGTTTTTAGccgcagggatagaaataagactcccaccaCAGCAGTTTGATCAACTCCTGAGTTCAGGatgactcacctgagcttgttacctacacactaatcaagctcctattaaaacctggcattggtgaaactgctctgcaacaggagtcttatttccatccctgagatgGATATTTCAATGCAATTAACAGAGCTAGTGTGCAGCAGAATGATGACATGCTAATCTCTACATAAATATCGATCCACAAAATGCATCTCCTTCAaatcgtgctttttttttttttcttttgtatgctGAATTAACATGAGTGAAATGACCACATCTGTGGCCTGTGGACCCACAGGGGATATAATGTGCACCGTGTTAATGATTTTAATATCTGAATCTGGTATGTGCAATACCCTTAGCCTGACATATGGTTGCAATGTGATTCAGTCTGGATTTCCATCACAGTTTTCCCTCCAGCAAGACCATTAACTGAACTGGACCAGATGCACGGAGCTGCTGCCTATGCTGTGGGCTACTTCCATCGTTCCTTAAATCCGAGCAGACAAACCTAGTCTTTCCAGAGCTGTTCTGGAACAGGTTTTCAGTATCGCTGCAGAAAGGCGCACGAGTGACTGAACTGTCAGTTTTGCACATTCCGAGCAGGGCACTGCTGCACTCAGTCCTGTTCATTGccattttgttaataaatgtacatAATTTTGGACCTGACTTTGCAAATCTTTACAATGTGCATTTCTATTCAGTGAACTGCTAATTTAAGCTTTGTAATTTTTGCATCATTAGTGTCATCCTTCATGTCCTTAAACGGTATTTTTGAATTACCACAGATCATATTGCAGGTCCTATGCTGGAACTACATACAGCATTGTATGCAGTTTAACCACGTGGCTCTTTTCTTCTGTACCTTCTTACCTGCAATCTTCATACAGATCAGCTGCAGCTAGTTTTTCCATAACGGAAACCCCTGATTTAGATTTCTATAATAAACTTGCTACTGCAAAGATCTAAAATATGaaccaaattccttttttttcactgcagttaaACTAGTTTCTTACTGGTGGATTCAAATTACAactggtttaattaaaaatacagaaaaacgTTCTATCTTATGTTAAAGTTTGAAGGAGAGCTTTCCCTTCCAGCAAAGGTTAAATATCAGCTTCCCAGAATCCTACAGAATAACCAATCCAGGAGACAATATTGCTGTACGGTTCTTCTCTTTGAAAGTCCAGTCCTAAAACACCAAACTGACTTTTCAGGTGTTGgattaaacatttttttgaattaattcattcatttaataaaactacattttttttggtttgtttatactGTTATTTCGTCGTCATCCTCATCCACGAATGATAAATCCTTGCCTTCCTCCCCTTGTGGGGAGCTGAACTTGGCACTGTCCGTCTCCCCCCGCGCTTGGAACTCCCCAATGGGAGGCTTTTCCTCCAGAGCTGCAAACCCAGAGCTGGACACAGAGCAGTGGTCCAGATGCTGGCGAGGGAGCCGCAGCCTAGCCTCTGGACTGAAGGGGGCAGTGTGGTTCTCGCTGTCTGAAAGCAAGACAGGTTTTGCTGGGAGCTGCTCCAGGGTGGCGGGAGCTGGCGACCCCCTCCCCTCACTGCTCTTCCCTTCCTCGAACCCTAGATCGTCCTCGTCCCAGGCCTTATTATCCATGACGCTCAGGATATCGCCCAGCATGGATGGGCCCAGGTCGATGTGGAAGGACATGATGGATTCGGCGTGCTTCATCCCTCCTCCCGCTCGGGGGAGCGACGCAGGGGGCAGATCTGTGAGCTCCCCGAAGTCTCGCTCATCTTGGATCTCCTGCTCGCACGGCTTGGAGGCTGCCGCACCGTTGGCAGGCTTCTCATAGGACGGCAGCTTCTTGAGAGGGCTGGAGGAGAGGCTTTTGCGAACACGGCTGAGGCTGCCACCCCCTTGCCCTGCCTCCCCGTCGTTGTTGAGATGCGGGAGGGACACTGCGGCTTTCACAAAGGCAGGGGAGCTGCTGGCTGGTGCCAGAGTGTTCTCACGTTTGTCTACCCGCGTCACGGATGAGGATCTCTTGCTGTGTCTGAACGTACGGGCCAAGAACCCTGGTTTGGAGCTGGGAGGGTGGGGCGTTTGCTGAGGTGATGGCAGCTGGTCCTCTGTTTGCCGCGGGGGCTCTCCGGAGCGGGTGCTAAGGAACGAGGTGTCCCCAAACTCATCCCCCCCTCGCCCCACGTGCATGGTGTGGCGGAAATCGCCCAGGGGAGCGCTGATCATCCCCGCAGTCAGGTCGGCCCGGGAACGACGCTTTGACTGGGAGGTGTTCGAAACCAGCTGCTTTAAGATCGGCATCTTGAAGCTTTCAGTGgatttcaatatatattatatctattataataAACGTACAGAAAAACAAGTCAGTCAGTAACCAAAGACTAGCAGCGGTACAAGTACTTCCAGATATTCTCGCATCACATCCATCGCAGTCCTGTTAGACGCTGAACACAGGCTGTTGGATTAGGCATTCTGGTTTCCATTCTTCAActctgcaaaacaaagaaaataagtatTAAAGTTTTAGTGAACAAAAATAATGCAGCCCCTGCATGCTTATGCAGTAATAATACATGTGCTGAACAGGGGCCCGTGTGCAATTCAAGTATGTGTTAAACTGAAAAAGCACAATCTTCAGATACAGTACAAGGACAGCACAGGAGAAAAGAGAAAGAACATCTTCCTGAGAAATACTGCCCAAGTTTACAGGTGATGACACCCAGGAACAGGAACTGTGAttagaccacacagccttccCATCAAGCCCCTGGGTCTAATCATCACGAAGCAACACTTCTAATCTGACCCCTGCATAGTTAACAGTGTTAAAGAATATACATTAAAACTTTTCCCTGCCTTTTGTGGGCATTCCAAACATCAAATGATGTTCCTCTCTGCAAGAGtgaaaaaagggaagaaaaggaAAGAGTATACATGGGCACGAGAAAGATGGAGAAAGTG
Protein-coding sequences here:
- the LOC121296302 gene encoding cdc42 effector protein 4-like is translated as MPILKQLVSNTSQSKRRSRADLTAGMISAPLGDFRHTMHVGRGGDEFGDTSFLSTRSGEPPRQTEDQLPSPQQTPHPPSSKPGFLARTFRHSKRSSSVTRVDKRENTLAPASSSPAFVKAAVSLPHLNNDGEAGQGGGSLSRVRKSLSSSPLKKLPSYEKPANGAAASKPCEQEIQDERDFGELTDLPPASLPRAGGGMKHAESIMSFHIDLGPSMLGDILSVMDNKAWDEDDLGFEEGKSSEGRGSPAPATLEQLPAKPVLLSDSENHTAPFSPEARLRLPRQHLDHCSVSSSGFAALEEKPPIGEFQARGETDSAKFSSPQGEEGKDLSFVDEDDDEITV